A single region of the Triticum dicoccoides isolate Atlit2015 ecotype Zavitan chromosome 2B, WEW_v2.0, whole genome shotgun sequence genome encodes:
- the LOC119362157 gene encoding primary amine oxidase-like has product MDYSTSLLRLTFLALGAALVLIVARSAFRLPLAIDAPAASFLHGAGGCTRFSPWACRSPRTGKAPPRRPSHESDVPRHPLDPLTVTEVNRARELLRAHPPFASAPSALAVHALALDEPDKPAVRRWRKGAHALPPRRAVAVVRFQGESHVLAVDLAAGKVAPLPVPASGYPTMTMDEQTALCAAPFRDPAFNATIRRRGVRLADVACLPISPGWYGPAEDGGRRLIKSQCYSTEGTANFYMRPIEGLTVLIDMDTGKVVHISDRGAGIPIPAAKNTDYRLAANDDADRFGYQTVRAPSMEPAPEGPGIQIEDGHTVRWAGWEFHLKADARAGLVVSRATVQDPATGARREVMYKGMASELFVPYMDPTEAWYFKTYMDAGEYGFGLQAMPLVPLNDCPRHARYTDGVFVAADGRPYVRDNMICVFERYAGDIAWRHSESPITGMDIRESRPKVTLVARMAASVANYDYIVDWEFQTDGLIRIKVGLSGILMVKGTPYSHMNQVRQNEEMHGTLLSENVIGVIHDHYVTFRLDMDVDGADNSFVRVDMARQDTAPGESPRRSYLKATRHVASTEKDARVRLKLYEPAEFHIINPTKKTRVGNPVGYKVVPAGTAGSLLDPEDPPQKRGAFTNNQIWVTPYNKSEEWAGGLFVYQSKGEDTLATWSERDRPIENKDLVLWYTLGFHHIPCQEDFPIMPTVSSSFDLKPVNFFESNPILKQRPTMEKDLPVCAATA; this is encoded by the exons ATGGACTACTCCACCTCCCTCCTCCGCCTCACCTTCCTCGCCCTCGGCGCCGCCCTGGTCCTCATCGTCGCCCGCTCCGCCTTCCGCCTGCCGCTCGCCATcgacgccccggccgcctccttctTGCACGGCGCCGGCGGCTGCACCCGGTTCTCGCCGTGGGCCTGCCGCTCGCCACGAACCGGCAAGGCCCCGCCACGCCGCCCATCGCACGAGTCCGACGTGCCGCGCCACCCGCTCGACCCGCTCACGGTGACGGAGGTCAACCGCGCGCGCGAGCTCCTCCGCGCGCACCCGCCGTTCGCGTCGGCTCCGTCGGCCCTGGCCGTGCACGCGCTCGCGCTCGACGAGCCGGACAAGCCCGCCGTCCGGCGCTGGCGGAAGGGCGCCCACGCGCTCCCGCCGCGCCGCGCCGTCGCGGTCGTCCGCTTCCAGGGGGAGTCCCACGTGCTCGCCGTCGACCTCGCGGCCGGCAAGGTCGCCCCTCTGCCCGTGCCGGCCTCCGGCTACCCGACGATGACCATGGACGAGCAGACCGCCCTCTGCGCGGCGCCGTTCAGAGACCCGGCGTTCAACGCCACCATCCGGCGCCGCGGCGTGCGCCTGGCCGACGTCGCGTGCCTGCCCATCTCCCCCGGGTGGTACGGCCCCGCCGAGGACGGCGGCCGCCGGCTCATCAAAAGCCAGTGCTACTCCACCGAGGGCACCGCCAACTTCTACATGCGCCCCATCGAGGGCCTCACCGTGCTCATCGACATGGACACCGGGAAGGTCGTCCACATCTCCGACCGCGGCGCCGGCATCCCCATCCCGGCCGCCAAGAACACCGACTACCGCCTTGCCGCCAACGACGACGCCGATAGATTCGGGTACCAGACGGTGCGGGCGCCGTCGATGGAGCCGGCGCCGGAGGGCCCAGGAATCCAGATTGAGGACGGGCACACGGTGCGGTGGGCCGGGTGGGAGTTCCACCTCAAGGCGGACGCGCGCGCGGGACTGGTCGTGTCCCGCGCGACGGTGCAGGACCCGGCCACCGGGGCGCGGAGGGAGGTGATGTACAAGGGCATGGCGTCGGAGCTGTTCGTGCCGTACATGGACCCGACGGAGGCGTGGTACTTCAAGACCTACATGGACGCCGGCGAGTACGGCTTCGGCCTGCAGGCCATGCCGCTGGTGCCGCTCAACGACTGCCCGCGCCACGCGCGGTACACGGACGGTGTCTTCGTCGCCGCCGACGGCCGGCCGTACGTCCGGGACAACATGATCTGCGTCTTCGAGCGCTACGCCGGCGACATCGCGTGGCGACACTCGGAGAGCCCCATCACCGGCATGGAC ATAAGGGAGTCCCGGCCGAAGGTGACGCTGGTGGCGCGCATGGCGGCGTCGGTGGCCAACTACGACTACATCGTCGACTGGGAGTTCCAGACCGACGGCCTCATCCGCATCAAG GTCGGGCTCAGTGGGATCCTGATGGTGAAGGGCACGCCCTACTCCCACATGAACCAGGTCCGGCAAAACGAGGAGATGCATGGCACCCTCCTCTCCGAGAACGTCATTGGTGTCATCCATGACCACTACGTCACCTTCCGCCTCGACATGGATGTCGATGGCGCCGACAACTCCTTCGTCCGCGTGGACATGGCCCGCCAAGACACCGCGCCTGGCGAGTCCCCACGGAGGAGCTACCTCAAGGCCACACGTCATGTCGCGAGCACGGAGAAGGACGCCCGGGTCCGGCTGAAGCTCTATGAGCCGGCCGAGTTCCACATCATCAACCCGACGAAGAAGACACGTGTCGGCAACCCCGTGGGCTACAAAGTCGTCCCGGCCGGCACTGCCGGTAGCCTGCTGGACCCCGAGGACCCTCCGCAGAAGAGGGGCGCATTCACAAACAATCAG ATTTGGGTCACGCCCTACAACAAGAGCGAAGAATGGGCCGGTGGGCTGTTCGTGTACCAGAGCAAAGGGGAGGACACGCTGGCTACTTGGTCGGAGAG GGACCGTCCGATCGAGAATAAGGACCTGGTGCTGTGGTACACATTGGGGTTCCACCACATCCCTTGTCAGGAGGACTTCCCCATCATGCCCACTGTGTCGTCCAGCTTCGACCTCAAGCCAGTCAACTTCTTCGAGAGCAACCCCATCCTCAAGCAGCGGCCCACCATGGAAAAGGACCTCCCCGTCTGTGCCGCTACCGCCTAA